CATCTTGCCAGACCGACTACTTCGATTCCTTTTTCGACTTAGACTGTCTTCGCTTTTCTTGCCGTTCAGCGCGTAGACGCTTACGTCGCAAGCTACGTTCGGAAACAGATGGTTGGGTTTCGACATCGCCAGAATCGATTCGCTTTTGACCGCCAGTAATAGGATCGACCATTTGATCGATCCAAGCATCAAAAGCGGTTCTCAACTCGCGAACCCGCCGCGGTTCACGATCCGCAAGGTCCGTCGTCTCCGTTGGGTCTTTTCCCAAATTGATCAGCTCCAACTTTCCACGACGGTGATGGAGCTTCCAGTCACCCTGACGAACAGCCCATTCATCTTCTTTTCCCTTGCTCCAAAACAAAGTCTCATGATGTCTTGACGTCTGATTTGCCAGGAGTGGAAGCAGGCTTTTCCCATCAAATTCGTGCTCCGTTGGAAGACCATCGGTAGCGTCTAGGACCGTCGGTAAAATGTCGAACGAAATCACCGGCGCGTCAATCGATCGTTTGCCTGCAAACCGTTGGGGCCAACTTACAATCAATGGCGTCCGAATACCACCTTCATCAAGGCTGGATTTAAAACCTCGCAACGGTGAGTTGTCGGCACTCATGCCCTTCGCACCACCGTTGTCGGTCAGAAAAAAGAGCAACGTATTATCGAACAGTTCTTCCTGCTGCAGCTTGTCCACGACCTGACCGACACCATCATCCAGGTGCTTCAACATCGCCATCAAGATCGTCCGCCTCTCACTGAGTTGTGAAAATTCGGCTCGAACCGCATCAATGTCAGCTTGAGGAGCCTCAGCCGGCGCGTGGACAGCGTTGTACGCCAGATAGAGAAAAAACGGGCGTTCTTTATTCCGATCAATAAACGCGACCGCTTCCTCGGTTAGCCGCGTCGTCAGATAACCTTCGTCGTCAATGCGCTGCTTATTACGATAAATGGGGTGAGAAAATTTGGCAGCACCGTCACTGCGAAGATCGAAATAACTATGCCCTCCACGCCCCATAAATTTGTAGCACTCATCGAAACCACGATTCATTGCATGCCACTTGAGTCGGGGATAATCATCATCCAAACCGAGATGCCATTTTCCAATCGCTGACGAAATATATTCGTCTGGAAGAAATGCCGGAAAGATTTTTTTGCTTGGATCAAAGCCGCGCCCACCGTCACCTGCCGTATAGACCCCCACGCGTTGTGAATAGCCTCCGATCATTAATCCGGCTCGCGTCGGCGAACAGACATGACCGCTCGTATAAGCTTGCGTAAAAAGCACCCCTTGCTTGGCGAGTGCGTCCATATTCGGCGTTGAAACCTCAGCAGCATGATGTTCGTTCAAACTGATATCTGCGTAGCCTTGATCGTCGGTCAGAATCACCACGATGTTAGGTAAAGACCTACTGTCCGCGGCCAGTTTGGCTGTTGGCAGCATGCTGATGAAAAAAATGAGCAGTGCACGGCGAAAGTCGAGATTCACAATCGGTTCCTTCAATAGAACTCATGGAGCAGTCGCTGAAGTCCGTTCGTCGATTACTGCGGCAAACTGACACCCGTCGCCAAGAACTCGACGTCCCGATCGTTTTTGATCGGTTGCCCCGGTGTACAACGGCCTTTGCGAACTTGCTCATCCAAAAGCAATAACAACGTGCGCACCTGATCAACTTCTTCGAGCACCAGATTCTTGGTTTCGCCTGGATCTTGATCCAAATTGTAGAGTTGCATCGATGGTAATCCTTGCTTTTTCGCTACGGCCTCTCGGGGAGCACTCCATCCACCGCTGCCACCGCACAGGCACAACTTCCAAGGTCCCTGTCGGATCGCGAATGAACCACCGATTGAATGACTGATCAGCGTTCCCCTCTCAGAGGTCGCCGCACCGTTGAACACAGGAGTCAGGTCGTAGCCATCTTCACCACCTACCGCCTGCCTTTCTTGCTCCGTAATTCTTTCCAACGTCGAATACACGTCGGTCAAGCATGCCAACGCATTGGTTCGACGTCCCCCTTTGATTTGATCCGGCCAACGCACAATGAATGGGACTCGATGGCCACCTTCATAAATGTCAGCCTTGTGTCCACGATAAAGACTGCTGGGCCGATGGCCATTCTTTTCGAGTAGGGGAAAGTTTGCTTCGGGCGAGCAGCCGTTGTCACTGGTAAAAATCACCAGCGTCTGATCTTCAAGGCCAGCCTCATCAATCGTCGCAAGTAACTCACCTAGGTGGTGATCCATTTGCATCACGAAATCGGCATAAGGATTCAGTCCACTGGCATCCTTAAAAGGCGGAACGGGAACGATCGGCGTATGCGGCGCTGGCAACGCCAAATAGAGAAAGAATGGCTGACCTTCTTTCGCCGCTCCGGTTCGCGATTTCACATAATCAATGGATTTACCAAAAAGATGAGGTAAAACTTCCGGAATGTTGAAGTCCCCTCCAATCGGCCCTTTGCGATACCAGCCGTACCGATCCTGTTTGCGAGTGACGCCTTCGACGCGATCCGGCTTAGAGGTAATCCGGCCGGTATCAACCCAAACATAAGGCGGCATGTCCAACGATCCACAATGCGCGTAGTACTGTTGAAAACCATTGATATCGGGCCCGTTCTTGACGGGCGCGGTAAAATCAATCTGATTTCCGTCCTTCTGC
This region of Pirellulaceae bacterium genomic DNA includes:
- a CDS encoding sulfatase-like hydrolase/transferase, whose product is MNLDFRRALLIFFISMLPTAKLAADSRSLPNIVVILTDDQGYADISLNEHHAAEVSTPNMDALAKQGVLFTQAYTSGHVCSPTRAGLMIGGYSQRVGVYTAGDGGRGFDPSKKIFPAFLPDEYISSAIGKWHLGLDDDYPRLKWHAMNRGFDECYKFMGRGGHSYFDLRSDGAAKFSHPIYRNKQRIDDEGYLTTRLTEEAVAFIDRNKERPFFLYLAYNAVHAPAEAPQADIDAVRAEFSQLSERRTILMAMLKHLDDGVGQVVDKLQQEELFDNTLLFFLTDNGGAKGMSADNSPLRGFKSSLDEGGIRTPLIVSWPQRFAGKRSIDAPVISFDILPTVLDATDGLPTEHEFDGKSLLPLLANQTSRHHETLFWSKGKEDEWAVRQGDWKLHHRRGKLELINLGKDPTETTDLADREPRRVRELRTAFDAWIDQMVDPITGGQKRIDSGDVETQPSVSERSLRRKRLRAERQEKRRQSKSKKESK
- a CDS encoding arylsulfatase; the protein is MKSLKPRIRFLIFAVLPNLLLTAVVANSSYGARPNVIIVMADDLGFGDVSPTNPECKIKTPHLQMLADEGLTFLDAHTPSSVCTPTRYGLLTGRYNWRSRLSRGVLSGTSSHLIPQSRPTLGHLMGKAGYHTAMIGKWHLGWDWQKDGNQIDFTAPVKNGPDINGFQQYYAHCGSLDMPPYVWVDTGRITSKPDRVEGVTRKQDRYGWYRKGPIGGDFNIPEVLPHLFGKSIDYVKSRTGAAKEGQPFFLYLALPAPHTPIVPVPPFKDASGLNPYADFVMQMDHHLGELLATIDEAGLEDQTLVIFTSDNGCSPEANFPLLEKNGHRPSSLYRGHKADIYEGGHRVPFIVRWPDQIKGGRRTNALACLTDVYSTLERITEQERQAVGGEDGYDLTPVFNGAATSERGTLISHSIGGSFAIRQGPWKLCLCGGSGGWSAPREAVAKKQGLPSMQLYNLDQDPGETKNLVLEEVDQVRTLLLLLDEQVRKGRCTPGQPIKNDRDVEFLATGVSLPQ